In Macadamia integrifolia cultivar HAES 741 chromosome 1, SCU_Mint_v3, whole genome shotgun sequence, a single window of DNA contains:
- the LOC122079094 gene encoding probable aquaporin TIP5-1, which produces MLEEEEEREEGEEVKKLPEMGFSKGVTTSWILASLLAALLYLSPTVGNEEKPLQKVTVIQMNRIINTLKHISSSISANLMAASTPLWACCEHSITMAALRSYLAEFISSFLFVFASVGSTMSALRLTPDATSNPSSLVAIALANAFALLSAVYISVNISGGHVNPAVTFGMAVGGHISIPTAMFYWVAQILGSVMACLLLRVVTVTQGVHAHEIAVEMTGFGAAVLECVMTFTLVYTVYAAGDQRRGSFAVIGPVMIGLIVGANILAAGPFTGGSMNPALSLGTALISGNFKNQAVYWVGPLIGAAAAALLYENVIFPPQPTDSSRGLGLEGVGV; this is translated from the exons AtgttagaggaagaagaagaacgagaagaaggagaagaggtgaagAAGTTAcctgagatgggtttttcgAAAGGGGTCACAACAAGCTGGATTCTCGCTTCTCTCCTCGCTGCTCTCCTCTATCTGTCGCCGACTGTCGGGAACGaag AGAAGCCTCTGCAGAAAGTTACAGTAATTCAGATGAATAGAATCATTAATACGTTGAAACACATCTCATCTTCCATCTCTGCTAATCTAATGGCGGCTTCTACCCCACTCTGGGCCTGTTGCGAGCATTCCATTACCATGGCCGCTCTCCGATCGTATCTTGCAGAGTTCATATCTTCTTTCCTCTTCGTCTTCGCTTCTGTCGGATCTACCATGTCTGCCC TTAGGCTAACGCCGGATGCTACATCAAATCCGTCCAGTCTGGTGGCCATTGCCTTAGCAAATGCTTTTGCCTTATTATCGGCAGTCTACATCTCCGTTAACATTTCAGGCGGCCACGTAAACCCCGCCGTCACCTTTGGAATGGCTGTCGGTGGCCACATCAGCATTCCGACGGCCATGTTCTACTGGGTGGCACAGATTTTGGGCTCTGTTATGGCTTGCCTTCTCTTGAGAGTAGTTACTGTCACACAA GGGGTTCATGCCCATGAAATTGCAGTGGAAATGACGGGTTTCGGGGCGGCAGTGTTGGAATGCGTTATGACATTCACGTTGGTCTATACGGTTTATGCAGCGGGAGACCAGAGAAGAGGGTCATTTGCGGTCATTGGCCCTGTCATGATCGGGCTTATAGTCGGAGCCAACATCCTTGCGGCGGGTCCATTTACGGGTGGGTCGATGAACCCGGCATTGTCATTAGGAACGGCTCTTATTAGTGGGAATTTTAAGAACCAAGCGGTTTATTGGGTCGGACCCCTGATTGGGGCTGCAGCTGCGGCTCTTCTTTATGAGAATGTGATATTTCCTCCTCAACCAACTGATTCATCACGAGGTTTGGGGTTGGAGGGAGTAGGAGTCTAA